One genomic window of Methanosarcina acetivorans C2A includes the following:
- the istB gene encoding IS21-like element ISMac9 family helper ATPase IstB produces the protein MNNFSYERLHSNLQYLKLNTIEEVLDNYLEIAARDSKTTMEVLDYLFEQEKKYREAAAIERKMKSAAFPVKKTLEEFDFEFQKSIDKKAIEDLATLRFVHNSENVVFLGPPGVGKSHLAIALGIEVAKAGISVYFTNTGNLIEKLKIANREGMLEKKLKGFMKFKVLIIDEMGYLPFDEEGAHCLFQLISRRYEKSSTIFTSNKSYGEWGEIFKDQVIAAAVLDRILHHCTTINIRGESYRLKERKKHGIKSGNIYQ, from the coding sequence ATGAACAATTTCAGCTATGAGAGACTTCACAGTAACCTGCAATACCTCAAACTGAATACTATTGAAGAGGTTCTGGACAACTATCTTGAAATTGCTGCAAGAGATAGCAAGACAACAATGGAAGTACTTGATTATCTGTTTGAACAGGAAAAGAAGTACAGAGAAGCTGCTGCAATTGAGAGAAAAATGAAAAGTGCAGCATTTCCTGTGAAAAAGACTCTTGAGGAATTCGATTTTGAATTTCAGAAATCCATTGATAAAAAAGCAATCGAAGACCTTGCAACCTTGAGATTTGTTCATAATTCAGAGAATGTCGTTTTCCTTGGTCCTCCCGGAGTTGGAAAGTCTCATCTTGCAATCGCTCTTGGGATTGAAGTAGCAAAAGCAGGGATTTCGGTTTACTTTACCAATACAGGAAACCTTATCGAGAAGTTGAAAATAGCAAATCGAGAAGGAATGCTTGAAAAGAAACTCAAAGGCTTTATGAAATTTAAAGTTCTGATCATTGATGAAATGGGTTATCTCCCATTTGATGAGGAAGGAGCTCACTGTTTATTTCAGTTGATTTCCAGACGTTATGAAAAGAGTTCGACCATCTTTACGTCAAATAAATCATATGGAGAATGGGGAGAGATATTCAAAGACCAGGTAATAGCGGCTGCTGTACTTGATAGAATTCTCCATCACTGTACTACAATTAACATCAGAGGAGAAAGTTACAGGCTGAAAGAAAGGAAGAAACATGGTATAAAATCAGGAAATATCTACCAGTAA
- the istA gene encoding IS21-like element ISMac9 family transposase — protein sequence MLKKEDLFLIRDLSSQNLSISEIARQTGFDRKTVRKYLLLKTLPEPQKRPGRKSKLDPYKPYILKKLEEGSYTAARLYREIKEMGFDGGMTIVKDFVRKVRPQQGVPAVLRYETKPGVQAQVDWAEMGTVEVDGKIKKLFCFNMILGYSRMKYVEFTLGIDTSTLIQCHLNAFEYFGGFTQEILYDNMKQVVIKRALKSSDSEWNSQFEDFFKCFGFIPRLCRPYRPQTKGKIEKTVGYVKRDFFLGRRFTSLEDLNGQVHRWLERVNSTVHGTTYQIPLERFKEEKLIPLDQVPPYKVVHKETRKVSRDCYISFLGNKYSVPYRFAGRTAELQIFEGIFEVYVDYEKVCEHEILSGNCRVSRKKEHFQGLLSEILKENSKCKKELQIPLKFSGPEVEKRSLDIYETFSDGDFE from the coding sequence ATGCTGAAAAAGGAGGATTTATTCTTGATTCGAGATTTAAGTTCACAAAACTTGAGCATTAGTGAAATCGCCAGACAAACCGGTTTTGACAGGAAAACTGTGAGGAAATATCTCCTGCTGAAAACCTTACCTGAACCCCAGAAACGTCCCGGAAGAAAGAGCAAGCTTGATCCATATAAACCTTATATACTTAAAAAGCTTGAAGAAGGCTCCTACACTGCTGCTCGGCTCTATCGGGAAATCAAAGAAATGGGTTTTGATGGAGGAATGACCATCGTCAAGGACTTTGTAAGAAAAGTCCGACCTCAGCAGGGAGTCCCTGCTGTACTCCGCTATGAAACAAAACCAGGTGTACAGGCTCAGGTTGACTGGGCAGAGATGGGAACAGTTGAGGTTGATGGAAAGATAAAGAAACTCTTTTGCTTCAACATGATTCTTGGATATTCCAGGATGAAATATGTTGAATTTACACTGGGCATAGACACTTCCACTCTTATCCAGTGTCATCTGAACGCCTTTGAGTACTTTGGAGGATTTACACAGGAGATTCTCTATGATAACATGAAACAGGTTGTTATCAAAAGAGCCTTAAAATCATCAGATTCTGAATGGAACTCACAGTTTGAGGATTTCTTCAAATGCTTTGGTTTTATTCCACGGTTATGCAGGCCTTACAGGCCTCAGACAAAAGGTAAAATTGAAAAAACGGTAGGCTATGTCAAGAGGGATTTCTTCCTTGGAAGACGATTTACCTCTCTCGAAGACCTGAACGGCCAAGTTCACAGGTGGTTGGAAAGGGTAAATTCAACTGTCCACGGAACAACCTATCAAATCCCCCTTGAACGTTTTAAGGAGGAGAAACTGATCCCTCTGGATCAGGTTCCTCCTTACAAAGTTGTCCATAAGGAGACCAGAAAGGTCTCCAGAGACTGTTATATTTCGTTCCTTGGAAATAAGTATTCTGTTCCTTACAGGTTTGCAGGAAGAACTGCAGAGCTTCAGATTTTTGAAGGAATATTCGAGGTCTATGTTGATTATGAGAAGGTTTGTGAACATGAAATTCTTTCAGGTAATTGTAGGGTTTCCAGAAAAAAGGAACATTTTCAGGGTCTCCTGAGTGAGATTCTTAAAGAGAATTCAAAATGCAAGAAAGAATTACAGATTCCGTTGAAGTTCTCAGGTCCTGAAGTTGAAAAGAGGTCTCTTGACATCTATGAAACATTCAGTGACGGTGATTTTGAATGA
- a CDS encoding transposase: MFREFLTRGLKSVRNEFNLVCTAVNLKKIWIYSNKNEINRKINGINGTFHFKT; the protein is encoded by the coding sequence CTGTTTAGAGAATTTTTAACCAGAGGATTGAAATCAGTCAGAAATGAATTTAATTTGGTGTGTACAGCAGTTAACTTAAAGAAAATATGGATTTACTCAAATAAAAACGAGATCAATAGAAAGATAAATGGAATAAATGGAACTTTTCACTTTAAGACTTGA
- a CDS encoding ABC transporter substrate-binding protein produces MLANQDLLDLPVVGEGGPTAAPDTEKLVALGPDVIFTLYNWEIADVNDLQEKTGIPVVALSYGPAEVFDEESYQSLRLIGQVTGREERAEELIDYSESLKADLAARTENIPNEDKPTVYIGAVCYYATKGIQSTAANYTLFKAVNARNIIDEDSANSGITGFSFIDKEYLLELDPEIIILDSAGLGLVQADYEEFPEYYKGLSAFNNGNVYMQLPYNNYYTNIETAVADAYYIGKVLYPEEFSDIDVGEKYDEISTEFLGAPLYDDMSEAYYGGYRQLSFN; encoded by the coding sequence ATGCTGGCGAACCAGGACCTTCTGGATCTCCCCGTCGTAGGAGAAGGGGGACCTACCGCAGCACCTGATACTGAAAAGCTCGTAGCCCTCGGGCCGGATGTCATCTTCACCTTGTACAACTGGGAAATTGCCGATGTTAACGATCTTCAGGAGAAGACAGGCATACCCGTGGTAGCGCTCAGTTATGGGCCAGCTGAGGTATTCGACGAGGAAAGCTATCAATCACTTCGGCTGATAGGACAGGTCACAGGCAGGGAGGAACGGGCCGAGGAGCTCATCGATTATTCCGAGAGCCTGAAAGCGGACCTGGCAGCCCGAACCGAAAATATCCCGAACGAAGATAAACCTACGGTATACATCGGCGCAGTGTGCTATTATGCCACCAAGGGCATTCAGAGCACTGCCGCCAACTACACCCTGTTCAAAGCTGTGAACGCCCGCAACATAATCGATGAGGACAGTGCTAACTCGGGAATAACAGGTTTCTCGTTCATTGATAAGGAATACCTGCTTGAGCTGGACCCTGAAATAATCATACTTGATTCGGCAGGACTTGGGCTTGTCCAGGCGGATTATGAGGAGTTCCCGGAATATTACAAAGGTCTGAGCGCCTTTAATAACGGAAACGTGTACATGCAGTTGCCGTACAATAACTATTACACTAACATCGAGACGGCAGTGGCCGATGCATACTACATAGGCAAGGTACTGTATCCTGAAGAGTTCAGCGACATCGATGTAGGTGAGAAGTACGATGAGATAAGCACGGAATTTCTGGGCGCGCCCCTTTACGATGATATGTCAGAAGCGTACTACGGAGGATATCGGCAGCTGTCGTTTAATTAA
- a CDS encoding ABC transporter ATP-binding protein, giving the protein MMSISVNNVSFRYPTVKVLDDISFAVEPGDCMVILGKNGVGKSTLLKCINRILKVNPGDIEIGGSNIREMDNNELAQKIGYVLQSSQFSDTTVFDAILLGRKPYIKWDVTSKDLEIATDVLISLSLQEYSMRRVNELSGGEMQKVAIARALTQQPDVLMFDEPTSNLDLKNQLEVIRLIKDVVKEKHISATVTMHDLNLALRFGNKFIMMKSGKIHAIGGMDVFTTDNISKVYDVDVTIETYNGHPVVIPLEGSSLEGSSL; this is encoded by the coding sequence ATGATGAGTATCAGCGTCAATAACGTCTCATTTCGGTATCCGACCGTCAAGGTCCTTGACGACATATCGTTCGCAGTGGAGCCCGGGGATTGCATGGTTATTCTCGGAAAAAACGGCGTGGGAAAGTCAACATTGCTGAAATGCATTAACAGGATCCTGAAGGTTAATCCCGGAGACATTGAGATAGGCGGTAGCAACATACGCGAGATGGACAACAATGAGCTGGCACAGAAGATCGGATATGTCCTGCAGTCCAGTCAGTTCTCGGATACTACGGTCTTCGATGCCATTTTGTTGGGCAGGAAGCCCTATATCAAATGGGACGTGACAAGTAAAGACCTTGAGATCGCCACGGATGTCCTGATATCCTTGTCCTTGCAGGAATATTCCATGAGAAGGGTCAACGAACTTAGCGGGGGGGAGATGCAGAAGGTAGCTATAGCTCGCGCCCTGACCCAGCAGCCGGATGTCCTGATGTTCGACGAGCCTACCAGCAATCTGGACCTGAAGAACCAGCTGGAAGTTATCAGGCTGATCAAGGACGTGGTGAAGGAGAAACACATTTCGGCCACTGTGACCATGCACGACCTTAACCTGGCATTGCGGTTCGGTAACAAGTTCATCATGATGAAGAGTGGAAAGATTCATGCCATAGGGGGAATGGACGTGTTCACAACTGATAATATATCGAAGGTCTATGATGTGGACGTGACGATAGAGACCTACAACGGCCACCCCGTAGTGATACCTTTAGAGGGTTCCTCTCTAGAGGGATCCTCTCTATAA
- a CDS encoding FecCD family ABC transporter permease, protein MVSNEYKYKNEIAIYHQHTYNKWLILILLLVSVFVMMLVSLNLGSSDMSLSDVFFAFIGQGDPKETVIIWQLRMARVVAALLTGAGLSLAGCVMQNNLRNPLADPYILGISSAAIFGANIAIIVLGAGSVIGISTGGSVAINNPYTVTICAFVSSMSAMLIILTLAKLRGFTPEAIVLAGVALSAIFYAGTIIVQYFATDITLSAAIFWTFGDLGRVSWKEILILNVVVMLTTAYFFFMRWDYNALANGEETAKSLGVKTERVRFLGLLTATLVTSVAVSFMGMIGFIGLIGPQIMRRIVGEDHRFLIPASALAGSAILLASDTLARIVISPVVLPVGAITSLLGGPMFLFILMKGVRRA, encoded by the coding sequence ATGGTGAGCAACGAATATAAATATAAAAATGAAATCGCAATATATCATCAGCACACCTATAACAAGTGGCTGATTCTCATCTTACTGCTAGTTTCTGTATTCGTAATGATGTTAGTGTCCTTGAACCTGGGGTCTTCGGATATGAGCCTTTCGGATGTCTTCTTTGCTTTCATCGGTCAGGGAGACCCGAAGGAAACTGTGATAATATGGCAGCTCCGAATGGCCAGGGTAGTCGCTGCTTTGCTGACCGGAGCCGGGCTCTCACTGGCAGGGTGCGTGATGCAGAACAACCTGCGCAATCCGCTGGCGGATCCCTATATCCTTGGCATATCCAGCGCTGCGATATTCGGGGCCAATATTGCCATTATAGTATTGGGGGCGGGGTCGGTCATCGGAATCTCGACCGGCGGCAGTGTAGCAATAAACAACCCATATACAGTGACGATTTGTGCCTTCGTCTCTTCCATGTCCGCCATGCTGATCATCCTGACTCTAGCAAAATTGCGAGGGTTCACTCCGGAGGCTATCGTTCTGGCGGGAGTGGCTCTGAGTGCTATATTCTATGCAGGGACGATTATAGTACAATACTTCGCTACAGATATCACACTCTCTGCGGCTATATTCTGGACCTTCGGTGACCTGGGAAGGGTGTCCTGGAAAGAGATCCTGATCTTGAATGTAGTGGTGATGCTCACTACCGCGTACTTTTTCTTCATGCGATGGGACTATAACGCCCTGGCCAACGGGGAGGAGACGGCGAAAAGCCTGGGAGTGAAGACAGAGCGCGTAAGGTTCCTCGGGTTGCTGACAGCCACCCTGGTAACGTCCGTGGCCGTATCCTTCATGGGTATGATAGGTTTCATCGGCCTGATCGGCCCCCAGATCATGAGAAGGATCGTCGGTGAAGATCATCGCTTCCTCATCCCTGCGTCAGCCCTGGCCGGCTCAGCTATATTGCTTGCATCAGACACTCTGGCCAGAATAGTGATCTCCCCCGTGGTCCTGCCTGTAGGCGCTATAACGTCCCTGCTCGGGGGCCCAATGTTTCTATTCATCTTAATGAAAGGAGTGAGAAGAGCATGA
- a CDS encoding CooT family nickel-binding protein has translation MCELNIIMLRGEDREKVMESVAKIQVEGNSIQLTGILGDKMTVEGSIKEINFSRGEALILSN, from the coding sequence ATGTGTGAACTCAACATAATTATGCTTCGTGGAGAAGACCGAGAAAAGGTAATGGAGTCTGTGGCAAAGATTCAGGTTGAGGGAAATTCGATTCAGCTCACCGGAATCCTTGGAGATAAAATGACGGTTGAAGGTTCGATCAAGGAGATCAATTTCTCACGTGGGGAAGCCCTTATTCTGTCAAATTGA
- a CDS encoding damage-control phosphatase ARMT1 family protein, whose protein sequence is MKMSPRCTYCLLSRVHFQSKLSTDDEDLISKTLQECLCVMNKYYNPEAVSASVATKIHRKCYEVLEDGDPYEVTKKLINQAALKVLPVAREKIYENSPDDRELFRRAVLASVVANYFDFGIMGFDASEDKFETAFLKLFDHGLDVDDTPKMLGLLKDVVYLADNCGEIFFDMIVFDVIKKLGGNITLVVRGGPILTDVTMKEVKEFEIDKKVDRVMTTGSNAVGILIEEAPVELLEVMKDATLIISKGMANYETLSEHNFGPIAYLLLTKCECVAEDMGVEQGFSVAKLMNYP, encoded by the coding sequence ATGAAGATGAGTCCACGATGCACCTACTGTTTACTTTCAAGAGTACATTTCCAATCAAAGCTTTCAACGGATGATGAAGATCTTATCAGCAAGACACTTCAGGAGTGCCTTTGCGTCATGAACAAATACTATAACCCTGAGGCGGTATCAGCGTCCGTTGCTACTAAAATTCACAGGAAGTGCTATGAAGTCCTCGAGGACGGTGATCCTTATGAAGTCACAAAAAAGCTCATCAACCAGGCTGCATTAAAGGTTTTGCCCGTAGCAAGAGAAAAAATTTATGAAAACTCTCCTGATGATAGGGAACTCTTCAGGCGAGCGGTGCTTGCGTCTGTTGTTGCCAATTACTTTGATTTCGGAATTATGGGCTTTGATGCCAGCGAAGACAAATTTGAAACGGCTTTTCTAAAACTTTTCGACCACGGACTTGATGTTGACGATACTCCTAAAATGCTGGGGCTCCTTAAGGACGTTGTCTACCTCGCCGACAACTGCGGAGAGATCTTTTTTGATATGATTGTTTTTGACGTGATTAAAAAACTCGGCGGAAATATCACCCTGGTGGTCCGCGGTGGCCCCATTCTTACGGATGTTACCATGAAAGAAGTTAAAGAATTTGAAATCGATAAAAAGGTCGACAGGGTGATGACCACAGGTTCAAACGCCGTGGGGATCCTTATCGAAGAGGCGCCGGTCGAACTGCTTGAAGTAATGAAAGACGCAACCCTTATCATCAGTAAGGGTATGGCCAACTATGAGACCCTCTCCGAGCACAACTTCGGGCCGATCGCCTATCTTCTCCTTACAAAATGCGAATGTGTGGCTGAGGATATGGGGGTTGAACAGGGCTTTTCGGTTGCAAAATTGATGAACTACCCCTGA
- the tnpB gene encoding IS200/IS605 family element RNA-guided endonuclease TnpB → MMKAFKFRLYPTTTQADQLNQHIGSCRFVYNWALDQKIKTYEQTGKSISRFDLNKLIPALKTSNEWLGEVNSQSLQGMTKQVESAFTRFFREKNGFPKFKSKKNPIQSFPVPQHYSVNFENHTVKLPKIGEIKAVLHRKFDGELKTARVSRTCKGHYYISVLVEDGKELPEKQGFSESTTVGIDVGIKDFAVLSTGEKIENPKYLKNSLQRLKVLQKRVSRKQKGSKNRAKARQRLAVLHDKITNQRNDFQNKLSFRLVSENQAVALETLNVKGMVKNHHLAQAISDSAWSSFVTKLEYKAEWFGKGVLRIGQFEPSSKLCNVCGYHNKELQLKDREWTCPDCKTKHDRDINAAINIKKFALIDQNLIGL, encoded by the coding sequence ATGATGAAAGCGTTCAAATTTAGGCTCTATCCTACAACTACACAAGCTGATCAACTCAATCAACATATAGGTAGCTGTAGGTTTGTCTATAATTGGGCACTTGATCAGAAAATTAAAACATACGAACAAACAGGGAAATCAATTTCCAGATTTGACTTAAACAAATTAATTCCAGCTTTGAAGACCTCTAACGAATGGTTAGGAGAAGTCAATTCTCAATCATTACAGGGGATGACTAAGCAGGTTGAGTCTGCTTTCACTCGATTTTTCCGAGAGAAGAATGGATTTCCGAAGTTTAAGTCAAAGAAAAATCCTATCCAGTCTTTTCCCGTACCCCAACACTATTCTGTGAATTTTGAAAACCATACCGTTAAACTTCCTAAAATTGGTGAGATTAAAGCAGTTCTTCACCGAAAATTTGATGGAGAGCTTAAAACAGCTAGGGTATCAAGGACTTGTAAAGGGCATTACTACATCAGCGTCCTTGTTGAAGACGGTAAAGAACTTCCTGAAAAACAGGGATTCTCAGAATCAACAACAGTAGGAATAGATGTGGGTATCAAAGATTTTGCCGTCCTTTCCACAGGAGAAAAGATTGAGAATCCTAAATACCTGAAAAACTCTTTGCAAAGGTTAAAGGTCCTTCAGAAAAGAGTATCAAGGAAACAAAAAGGCTCTAAAAATAGGGCAAAAGCCAGACAGAGGCTTGCTGTACTCCACGACAAAATAACAAATCAGAGGAATGACTTCCAGAACAAACTCTCTTTTAGACTTGTTAGCGAAAACCAAGCTGTAGCTCTGGAAACTCTGAATGTTAAAGGTATGGTTAAAAATCATCATTTGGCACAGGCTATAAGTGATTCTGCATGGAGCAGCTTTGTAACAAAGTTAGAATATAAAGCAGAATGGTTTGGAAAAGGCGTATTAAGGATAGGACAATTTGAACCTTCTTCTAAGCTCTGTAACGTGTGTGGATACCATAATAAAGAGCTTCAGTTAAAAGACAGAGAATGGACTTGTCCTGATTGTAAAACAAAACATGATAGAGACATAAATGCCGCTATCAATATCAAGAAATTCGCTCTCATAGATCAAAATCTAATTGGATTGTAA
- a CDS encoding 2,3-bisphosphoglycerate-independent phosphoglycerate mutase: MMPGTRNFKPFSILALLAVLLIFSATFPVPASALTEVEVTPVNTPDGAVVLIVDGLSAPFIYPELTPHALDGTNLEKARLENIPEISKKSARVLELRAPQTFTEGGHSVLVTGNPDADSEFISFKDANIFDVLHDEGYLCIAVMEKGDSWSICAEQDAVLRDENNSVKNMKIVLEQNEHSGDYTVPSGLLQLMEEEAGKAPGYVTSKETRERYNGYNRWGIETACTVVEYMEKNRPGQKYLLTVNVGAVDMSGHYRGNYGYIDCIESLDSELLPLYTLCEKNNLAFVLTADHGMAFSADDSKGGHQSEKYSGSDEAQLVPLIIYAQDVESRIIRGEFRQEDFAPTLLGILDIPERPRFAKGEQILLTGHVNIKVTLPEKGTVELRKDGKILETAGNDDRFVFLGLESDKSYTIRAELDSGKSLEAKEKEVFLETDSVISFGEEGTGKEKSEYPSVESKEGISSAGVLGEENSLFGRKSSYLIGYLLIGIINLAGFFIIMKILKKG, encoded by the coding sequence ATGATGCCCGGAACACGAAACTTCAAACCATTTTCAATTCTGGCTTTACTTGCGGTGCTGCTAATCTTTTCTGCGACTTTTCCAGTTCCTGCATCCGCACTTACCGAAGTCGAGGTAACCCCTGTTAACACCCCCGACGGGGCAGTCGTGCTGATCGTGGACGGTTTGAGCGCCCCCTTCATCTATCCCGAGCTTACGCCGCATGCACTTGACGGGACAAACCTTGAAAAAGCCAGGCTTGAGAATATTCCGGAGATTAGCAAGAAAAGTGCACGGGTCCTCGAGCTACGCGCTCCGCAGACTTTTACCGAAGGAGGTCATTCAGTCCTTGTTACCGGAAATCCGGATGCAGATAGCGAGTTCATCAGCTTTAAAGACGCAAATATTTTTGATGTTTTACACGACGAGGGCTACCTATGCATTGCGGTAATGGAAAAAGGAGATTCTTGGTCGATCTGCGCCGAACAGGATGCGGTTCTCAGGGATGAAAATAACTCTGTAAAAAACATGAAAATCGTGCTTGAGCAGAACGAACATTCCGGAGATTATACGGTTCCTTCCGGGCTTTTGCAGTTGATGGAAGAGGAAGCTGGAAAGGCTCCGGGATATGTCACCTCAAAAGAGACAAGGGAGCGGTATAACGGGTATAACAGGTGGGGCATTGAAACCGCCTGCACTGTTGTGGAATACATGGAAAAAAACAGGCCCGGACAAAAATATCTGCTAACCGTCAATGTGGGAGCAGTTGATATGAGCGGGCACTACAGGGGCAACTACGGATATATCGACTGCATCGAAAGCCTTGATTCCGAACTTTTACCCCTCTACACCCTCTGTGAGAAAAACAACCTTGCTTTTGTCCTGACCGCAGATCACGGGATGGCTTTTTCGGCAGACGATTCCAAAGGGGGGCACCAGTCAGAAAAATACTCGGGTTCGGATGAAGCGCAGCTGGTCCCGCTCATAATATATGCGCAGGACGTTGAGAGCAGGATCATCAGAGGAGAATTCAGACAGGAGGACTTTGCACCAACCCTGCTCGGAATTCTTGATATCCCTGAAAGGCCAAGGTTTGCCAAAGGAGAACAGATCCTGCTTACAGGTCACGTAAACATTAAAGTCACACTTCCGGAAAAAGGAACCGTAGAACTCAGGAAAGACGGAAAGATTCTCGAAACCGCAGGAAATGATGACAGGTTTGTTTTCCTCGGACTTGAGTCTGATAAATCCTATACGATCAGGGCTGAGCTTGATTCCGGAAAGAGCCTGGAAGCAAAGGAAAAGGAAGTTTTTCTTGAAACAGACTCAGTAATTAGTTTCGGTGAAGAAGGGACCGGGAAAGAGAAAAGCGAATACCCATCGGTGGAATCAAAAGAAGGAATCAGCTCTGCAGGGGTTTTAGGAGAAGAAAATTCGCTTTTTGGCAGGAAATCAAGTTACCTTATAGGATATCTTCTTATAGGAATAATAAACCTTGCAGGGTTTTTTATCATCATGAAAATTCTGAAAAAAGGCTGA
- a CDS encoding cation diffusion facilitator family transporter has translation MEHEERFEKAVQVTGVGLFVNLGLTLFKLFAGILGNSTAMVADAVHSLSDFLTDIVVIFGFKVAKKPVDESHNYGHGKIETLSASLVGLMLLVVAGQILLYGLRRTLLFAQGGNLEQPALIALYAALLSVISKEFMYHYTILQARKINSMALTANAWHHRSDALSSLCTLAGIGAAIFLGGKWVVLDPLMAVFLSFIILNVALKIFRSSINELIEASLDEETEGQIREIIRNTEGVKAVSNLKTRRIGNNIAVDVRIKVDNALDIGEANRISIHVEHNLKKAFGPYTYVLVKAEPYEREPAGNPEDGKFPEHPMRSEKHDTCLRKQPIKKAKTTGYKDSRR, from the coding sequence ATGGAACATGAAGAAAGGTTTGAGAAGGCTGTTCAGGTTACAGGCGTCGGGCTCTTTGTGAACCTCGGGCTAACTCTTTTCAAGTTGTTTGCAGGAATTCTTGGGAACAGTACAGCAATGGTCGCAGACGCTGTCCATTCTCTTTCGGATTTTCTGACTGACATTGTGGTGATCTTTGGCTTCAAGGTCGCAAAAAAGCCGGTGGATGAAAGCCACAACTACGGCCACGGAAAAATTGAAACCCTCAGTGCAAGCCTTGTAGGGCTCATGCTTCTTGTGGTTGCCGGGCAGATTTTACTTTACGGACTCCGGCGGACTCTGTTGTTTGCCCAGGGAGGAAACCTTGAGCAGCCAGCTCTTATTGCTCTTTATGCAGCCCTGCTGTCCGTAATCTCAAAAGAGTTCATGTACCATTATACAATCCTGCAGGCCAGGAAAATCAACAGTATGGCTCTAACTGCGAACGCCTGGCACCACCGTTCGGATGCTTTGTCCTCGCTCTGCACTCTGGCAGGGATCGGGGCTGCAATCTTCCTGGGAGGAAAATGGGTTGTTCTCGACCCTCTTATGGCGGTCTTCCTGAGCTTCATCATCCTGAATGTCGCCCTGAAGATATTCCGCAGCAGCATAAACGAACTCATAGAAGCCTCCCTTGACGAAGAAACCGAAGGTCAGATCAGGGAGATCATCCGGAATACCGAAGGAGTGAAAGCCGTCTCGAACCTCAAGACCCGGAGGATAGGAAATAACATTGCTGTGGATGTCCGCATTAAAGTTGATAATGCCCTGGACATAGGAGAGGCAAACCGGATTTCCATCCACGTGGAACATAACCTGAAAAAAGCCTTTGGGCCCTATACCTATGTCCTTGTTAAAGCCGAACCCTATGAACGCGAACCCGCAGGAAATCCCGAGGACGGGAAATTTCCCGAACATCCGATGCGATCTGAAAAGCACGACACCTGCCTTCGAAAGCAACCGATAAAAAAAGCAAAAACAACAGGTTATAAAGATTCAAGAAGGTAA
- a CDS encoding acylphosphatase: MTTEETVRAKIFVSGRVQGVGFRRFAKNAAERFGVDCNPINLRDGRVFVLAEGRQESLELLINELRKGPTFAHVEYVDVTFEKALGNVYELS, translated from the coding sequence GTGACCACGGAAGAAACTGTTCGGGCGAAGATCTTTGTATCCGGGAGGGTACAGGGCGTTGGTTTTCGAAGGTTTGCAAAAAACGCTGCCGAACGTTTTGGAGTGGACTGCAACCCTATAAACCTCAGGGACGGAAGGGTTTTTGTTCTCGCGGAAGGCAGACAGGAATCTCTTGAGCTTCTCATCAATGAACTTCGGAAAGGGCCTACTTTTGCTCACGTAGAATACGTTGATGTTACTTTTGAAAAAGCCCTGGGGAACGTGTACGAACTTTCCTGA